The genomic window TTTCCGTCTGCACTCAGATCAACGCGGACTTCTCTGTTGATCATGGAGAGAATTTATCCAATACAAGCTTAAAGTAGATAGCTGGCATACATGTAGATATCGCACTTGTTTGAGTACGAGCGCATATGATCCATCCATCTTATGTGAGTGAAATAAAAGTGCGTTTATTAACGTCGTTTGTTTTAGTGGGGAGAAACCCTACGTCTTCatcaagaaaattaaaaaatttaattatacccTGTCGTGGACCATATGAAACATAAATATAagtgatcagcatgacgagcagCGCCGTTTTAGTCATagccgtctgtctgtctgcatatacaCGTGTTAGTATCTCAATCTTTtagttatcgatctgaaattttacacatgtctttttctccccaagaagttgTCGACGTATAGCATAAAGTGCATATAtcaactgaacgatcaaaatcaagttcttgtagtatatacaagttttttatttgaggagaaGACATCTTGGCAATTTGATTTGCCCAAGGTAACGGTACATTcaccgaagaaattatttagatccggccactataccatatagctgccatataaactgagtgatcaaaatcaagttcttgtatagaaactattttatatgtaaagGGTATATTGGTTCGGTGCAACTGAAGTCAACGTTTTTCTTGTTcgacatttatgtatatactattataCGGTATGTAGGTGTGCATAAATCCACTTAACTCTCATAATCAATCACTCTAATATTTGCAGATGTGTGCTCGTTCAACAAGTCATCATGTTATTGCCGCAAATGGTTTATACTCCAGAAATTAGGGATATATCACATCATAAACGAGACTTGACCCAATAAAGAATAAAGAAATTCAAAGTCATACGATTTTATCTGTttctttcttaaataaaattatgaattttctttttaatttaatacctaatataatttgttttaaatttatatacatatattaatttccgTTTTGAACATACTTAATTTACCttgaaatattgtttaaatttaattttttaatattcattatttaaattatttctttattcttatatattaatccatttaaaaataatttaaggtcAGTCTAATCACCTTCCGTTTCGTTTTTGGTTTATTCATTCAGATGACAACACGTTTTAATATGGCAGCATCGTGTTTCATTCCCATCCATTCCAAATAAAACAGCTGATCCCCAAAATAACATTcatagcagagaacgtataatatataattatacgttctctgttcaTAGTAAACATAAGTCGAATTTATCTGAAGCAAATTTTCTTGTATTGAATGGATTAACTACAAATAGAGAAAATGGATGAGCCAATTGAAACTAAAACGtaagttttattgaaaataaaatagtgcGAAAACAATACAAATCTACCTGTGCAGAAATCAATCACCCGACGAGAGTTTTGAGCGGCTTTTACATAGTACTGAAGACGCACCGGTGGAAAGCATAAAAAGTAACAAAGGGTAATGTTCACAACTACAACAGTTTATCCCACCTATAAGCTTAATTTGTCTTATTTTTCTTAAAGGCATACCGAGTGGCAAAATACTGACCAAAAGTCAGAGAAACCCGTGAAGAAGAGAGTGTCCACTGAGAAGATTCATGTTTATGGTTATATGAAAAAGAAAGTTTTAAACCATTTGGTAGAAAATGGTTGCAGCTCGCGTAGCGTCGACGAAGTGATAGCAgcatcaaaatttaataagaattcTGTGTTAGgtatgttattttaaaatatgtaaaaattaaaatatagccTCTTTATTGACAGAATATATGAATCAGCGCATACAAATGGCGCAAGAAAATGTGCACGAAGAATGTGATTCTCTGAGCTTTTCCAACATGGAATCAtggcttaaattatttaaaaagtggaATTTGCCAGAATTATGTGTGTATGAGCCTGCTTTAGTAATCAATGCTATTGCGAATAATGAAGACTTTCCTGAACCTAAAGAGTTAGACGGCGTGGACCTAAAGTAATTGATTTTGTTACGGCTTATTAAATAATCAATCATTAAAATCTCTTTATTTGCAGAGCTGTTTACAAATTTCTAGGAAATGCATTAATGGGATTGCCTCAGCCAAATTTGGATGCGAAGAGTGCAGAATTTTTGGCAAACGAATTTGAGGTAACATACgcttttataagaaaatttcatagatcttttttattaatataattaaatagatgtatttaatgtttatgtgtatatttacattaaaacaagtgtcattatttgcaatttttttaattagtttaaaagCTCTCAATTAATTTAACCCTTGCAACATATTTACAGATTTTAGTCGGTGAAGCCAATACGGAAGGCGGTGATAGCGAAACAGGTCGCATTAACCAGAAATTACAGTCTTATAAGGAACTTCCATTCTGCGcacaaaacgaaaaaagtaGCATAGATCCTTTATGCCTCGGCGATGATTTgaattttcaccgaaaataaacatgtagttgtaatcacaaaaaattaattttatattattttttacaaattctgTATGTTGAAACTGTTTGCCTTCCacttattgtaataaaatatattgaaagtcTGGTTTATACATTTTCTGGTCACATTTATTACACATTCAAATATTATTCAGTACTTTAAAAGAGTTGAcataaatttgtatgcataaatatatttgtaataattggTTTCTTTATTTCTTCTTACGAGAATCAACTCCCTTTCTAAACACACTCATTTTTAAAAGTATACTTTAGAAATATCGAAAActattaaataatattgataCCGTAATCATAGTTGTTCATTTTGCAGCCGTTTAGATGTTTATGTCTTGCAGCTTTCTTCCAAAATGATTTAAGCAGTTTTTAAACAAATGCCATGAAAACTTATTTCCCTTATCACCTGTGtacaaataaagttgaattttaaaACACATTCAAATTGATTGATTTGAGGTAACTCCTAGTTTGAAAGACTCTTTCAAGGATTTTATACTTCACTATCTTCTATGAAATTGTAGACTCTATAGTTTCAGTATGAACAATTATGTGATTTCCGACTAAACACGCGTTGAATTACATGAATTAGTGAAATAATATGTAtacacttatttaaaaaaaatttgtcaacATTTCAATAAGGTAATTTTACAAACTATATGAATTAAACAACTAATTTCTCCTGCTTGAGGAGTATATTTGCATCTGTGTCGACTCTTGTTTGTCGTAAAACactaattaaaatatacatagtaCACAAATTACATTACCATTTTATatctattatatgtatgtgtatatgtaattaCACTAAAGTTTatagtttgtaaaaataatcgaactgcttataaaatatacatacgttaTTATGTTATTCCACAATATATTTGGCAATTGTCCTAACTGTGgcaaattatttttggttactaaaattagtatataatataattgattatgtatatgtttttatatgcaaattagttAACTAATTAATTCGAATTCAGTCGTTTTTTGAGCTTTTGCTTTCCcctttttatgtttaatttaagTGCAATTAATGGACTGAAACAAATACacccttttttatatatatttaatggaaaacatatataaaagttaattcaGAAAATCGATATTCGCCTTAACAAATTGTATGCCATACACACGAAACAAATGATTTTGTGGTTTCTGTTCAAGAAACACTTGCATTTAATTATGAATAGCCGAAAGTGTGCATACaagttttctttgttttggTTGAAACTGCAGAGCTGCAGCCATGCTCTATGTGAATTTCTCttagattttctttttattttggaCTTGATTATCAAAAAGAGCAGACGGGTGTTTATATTTCGTATGCTtgatttataaagaaaattgtatattttcgtgaatttgcatttgataaaaaatattatataaatattaattatttcgaCTTTGCACTTTCAAAAAACATACAtaagcatattaaaaaaatgtatgtaagtgtgtttttatataatttttgattatcAGATTCACATATAATATTGTTAGGATCGGTGGTGTGAACCTACAAGCATTCTAATTCTAAATGTGCAAGTTCAACCAGTAGATGTGATTGCATACGCAAAAGCTAGGCAATCCCTGTAAAAGAATTTACGTGTCTGACGCGTTTTAGAGTAAAAATGGACTTTTGAGAGATTTTCTATAATACGAAGTATTAGTGTATTCATATAGGCAGGTATATACTAAAATTTATAGAGTATCTACTTAGTTCAATGTGGAAACGGTTCAAGCATTCGCGTATGAGTTCAACTAAAGTATTGAAAGTTTCTATGTATTTCTGAAGTGAAGAATGTAGCAGCACTTGTTattcgaaatttgaaaatacagTTGGTCGTTTCCACATTGAGCTTAGCATATTGTTTAAGTTACGTTACATGTTTTTTCGCCTTATACGTGGAAATATATTGATTGTCTTTTAGATACACGAATTGTAcaaatagatatacatataataacgTAATAATTAGGTACTTTGATAAGAagtaactatatatatatatttatctaatAATGTGTATACACTCTTGAACAatccataaaatataaatgttattCTCAAACGttcatttatttcttataaCTTTGGAAATACAGTTCTCAttagttgtatgtatgtatatatgtatgtatatttagagtATGTTTTCTTATTCTTATTCTTTGGACATTTCATTTGAGTGCTGTAAAATTGACAGAGTATCCGTATATGAATACGATTTATATAATATCTAATATTAAATACAGTTTTGTGTTACGATCACCGCACGGCGTCCGCGAAAAATCCCAACAATCgttatatgtaatttattttccttCTATTTGCATTCCCTAACAGCAATAACATTTCGCTATTTTAACAATGTCAATAAATCCTCTCTCTTTTGCTGTTTCTAGCAAATTGaatatttcataacatttttatacctttttgtatttgttgcatTCTTCTTGAAGGTTTCTTTACGCATAGtgtgcatttttgttgttgtatactaATTCTATTTAAGAAGTGAGTACATTCAACAAATCGTCTCTGTATTATTGCATCTGTTTTTAAGTACCGTAAACGGCACCTGACACAAACATTCACACATAAAGCAAGCCATATATGTATTAAACGGGATTTCATTTATAACTAACTGCATCCATGTTTGGGTAGGGACCTGCCCTTTACGGAGGATTAACAACCTTTAGCTCAGTAGTAGTAGTTGTGGTGTTTTTGATGACGTTACTGCGAACTGCTGTTCCGttaattatttgtttcttttttctcatacaaataaTAAACCGTTAGCATCtaaacacttacatatattactGAAATACTTGTTCTAAGTTGTAAAATCATGAATatagtttcatttcaattctaACAGGTTTATCCTAAGTTTAATGTGTTGTAGCTAGCACGCCAAAGAATGTTAAACACATTTGTGGGAAGTCTGTCGAAATTCTCTgctttttccaaataaattcgAAAGTTGCATTATTTAGTTACAAGTTAGTCAAACAAAATTACAGTTAACCGGCCGCTAGCATAGTGTAGAAGTAAACAGCAAAGATTTGaggatgatttttttttgtgtgagaCTCGTGTCACTATCGACTGAGGTAAACACTACGTATAGCTACTGATACACctacaacacacatacatatatcttatatGTGTGTGCAAAGTGTTAATGGAACTTTTTTCCGTTTCACCTACAACACTTGGCGCTACTAAAACATCGAGATTCCTTTATGTGAACATCAACatcttaaatacataaataccatATGCCATAGTTGGCTGTGATTGTTTTCTAAAGACGCTAAGATGCTAAAAATGCTGGAAATGTCGGGTAATAGTATAAGAATAAATAGGAGTTTCTAAATTCAATCGTATTTCCAGATTTCCAGACTCTACCGAGAGTATACGAGTATGCTACTCGTTGCTATCAACTACTAAGTAATGTTTGTTTCTAAAATGATTGCATTTGCATTTAGGGGAGGTGTACGGGTGTTTTACAGCATACAGGCTGTttcatatttcgaaaatatgagtgtaaatttattattgcatttCTTATTTAAGTGATTCGTTCGTGTTAGACACTGTGCGAACTTATTTCGGATGAACCTACAGTTGTATATGTGTTGAAAAGTGATTGAAATAAATAGCTGTGTAAAATATAATGTGTGAGTGTTAAGCTGGTGTGAGTATGACGAATATTTAAAACTGCTGGTAATATTGCGCGGTTACTTTAACGCGTTCCCATTGCCCAGTTGCTTTCTCTAAAAATGTACACATGCTCAGAGATACATCATTTCGCCGCAGTTTGTTTGTGGCCCGGCGCGCTGTAATTTGATGCAGTTGCAAGTCGCGTTTTGCTAAACGAATGCTAGGTGAGTTAAAAATGATTGCGATAGCTGTgacttgtaaaaaaatttgcttaagtTCGACCGGAGAAAAGCTGGTACTGAAAAAGAGTTAGATTAGCAAacgaaaaaaaggaaataagtATGGATGGTTTAGTAGtgatatttttccaatattacGTAGAGCGACTAGCCGGAAGATCGTTGCATTTAGTAGCATGATTTGTGTAACTGTGTGCATCGTAACGGGGCCATGTTGTTTATTCAATAATAACTTAATTATACCATATATTAAGTGTAGTTTCGGCAGTTTTACAATGAAGTTAGAGATTTTATTAGTCTACGGTATTCTATATTATATAGCAACTAGTACACCTacgcacatacaaatataaagtgaaataaaaaaatcaaacctGCGACTGAAAACACATCACAAATAAGTTTCTTcctaagttttattttatatgaaacgaattgcaataaataaaatgatttaaaaattttaaaattttgtttatttagctCAATTAAAGTTCGAGAATTTGAGTTGGAGTAGCATACACTTAAAATACCGAAGTTCAAAATGCCGAcacatcaaaataccgacaaatcagaACACCGAAAAATCAAAATGACGACAAACCAAAATGCCGACATgtgaaacatattttattattgcccGTCCTTATTCCTATCGAAGCacagaaaattaattctactGACTAGGGGTTATGATCCGGTCGGTATTTTGACTGTCGGTATGCTAAATTTCGAGATTTCAAATGTCGGCAATACGTTATACACCCTGTTGGAGTAttgaaaaaaaggaatttcTTCACATTGTCTATTTAAAATTGATCACAGATACAAGTcgcctttttttgaaattactgCTTGTTCCAAACTTGTTCTTGAAAGGTATATCAGAAACACCAGACCGGTTTTTGAAAATTCCGTGGTTTGCGAAGGACAAATATGAGTACCAAAATTCTCATTGGTTGTGAAATTAATAAGATCAAAACATATAGAAAGATTTTTAGCTAGATCTATCAATTAATACATACATGATTTGCATACGTACAAACTAGAATTAATTCTGTTTCACTCTAACatatattaccaaaaaaataataataattaataaataaatacaaatatacatagacTATAGTAGAGAACACGTACAAGTATTTTAGGGGAAGTACGTCACACGTACGTGAGAGGATTTCGGAGAAGTTGTATCAGTATCATGCAAAATCGAGGGGAGGGGTGTTGGTGGAGTAACTACAATtacaattgacttaaatataagaacaaaacttttattaaaatttgtattgttGATTACTGATGGTACGAGTTACTCCTAAATGTGGCCTTGTGATTACATTGTGATCCAATGTAAATGTGATATGTGATCCAGCCAGGCTTCCGGTCCATTGCTTATATGAATCGCAACTAATGAAACGTTTTGAGCCATAATGGATTCAATGTGATATTGCTTGAGTGTGTTTAGAAAATTGAGTTCAGAAAGAGCCTACTGTGTGTACATATTTTCTAACCTTCAGAgcttatacttatgtacttcATAAATATAATACTTACATCTGCGAAAAGTATGGAGCCGATATTTGCAGATTATTGTATCGACATTCAtacgaaataattaaattgttgaTGAAATCAAAACTACCGGAGGCCGGGAAATGCAGATTGGAAGTCTCGCTTTGGGTATGCGTGTGAATGTGTTTGAGTTAATGCATGTTTGTTTTGGATGAATAATAGATatgcaaataatgaaaatgaatacGACATTTGTGCATTTGCATGAGGGAAATTAACCGCGTATGCACGCACCAACAACCAATACTACCAAGTTAAGGTGAATCCAGTTGGCAGACATTGCCTGTCCTATTTTGAAATGCTTGTAAAATCGATCATTTCCAGAAATCGCTTGCTCAATTATGTGTTACCCGaaattatgtgtacatatgtctgtatgtcggTGGTCAGATGTCTTCAAATAAGGGCTtacaattttcagctttttgAGAAACTCACGGTGTGTAAatcgtttttaaatatatacatatatttgccatgtgtgtgcgtatatttatgtacaattatacatatgtatataccgatGCAGGCATTTAATTGGGTGTTTGGAATTAATTGGGACACAATTATCAAGAACATCGAAATGATTTTATATAACATGAATAAGTTTTGACACATCTAAGGCACTTAAGAGAGTAGTTTGCATGTCTGAGTGCACAAGTGTAGGTGTAGAGGTGTTTAATATAGTTTAACATAGAAAACTTCTATCCAAATATAAAagttagttacatacatatatacaattggTGCTTTTGGATTTGTAAAATCATTtccataattaaaaatatgcccGAAAGTTGAATAATGCCTGAGAAgatttgatttgaatttttcaagcGTTGAGCCTAGGATGTTTCCAAAGTTAATGAGATACCGCACAAACTTGGTTGCTGCAGACATTGCACTGtatttattcatacatatacacttaaatattaaatacactGCGATTTTTGAAAAGCGTGTATTATAGTGCTCTTCGAGGTCTGATTGCTCaaagttagtttttttttcaactttaagtTTAAGTAAGGACATTTTTTGTGTTCGATAGCTtcgaaaaaggaaaatatttcagacaatcgaaaaaattatgtcACGAAATTttgactgaaattttaattttttagaattttttttccctaaaaatgcgattttcagttttttttcctttaccCAAGTTCCAAGTTAAGGTTTTACCTACGTATTTTTCACTCTAGAtcatcctgtaaggagttatcctgctaACGCGGGCACATTTTTTTTAGCGTTGgctcaccggaaatggcgttttttttttctctccaAAAATTTCAGTAGTTTTTTGTTaacagtgtatgtttgtaacaataaaaaattctaataaaatatttcatgttttatatgagaaaaaaattgttcaaaaaagtctattttttacccgaggaaactcatgtaaccccttaaagaaGTAAGTATAATTAATAGATACAGTTTTGTGATACTCAAAGGGAAGAATCGTACATTTACATTCGCAAAGCATCCACAACAACAGTGAGATATGGAAACAACTTACAATATAAATGTCTTTTTGTGGATTTataatgcaatatatgtatgcaagtattttagtaataattataaaaatttgttaacttcaatattttcgaatttccataGCATtaactacatatttacatgaGTATAACCAGTAATACGTACGCAcacataaatacttaaataGATGCACGGGAGAGTATTAGATCACGTCAAGGTTAAGAagactaaaataacaaaaataactctAAGTTCGATTTTTTACCATTCTACAACTATATAACTATCTAAGGTTAACGGGGATTAGCGAAGATTCTTTACATCTATATTCAATGATAAATGTTACGAAAAATTTCCGAAACTCTTATACATACCTCATGGGTACTAATCTCTCTAAGTAGGCTATTGTACTTTAATtgttgtatatgcaagaatatatgtacatatgtcatacAAATAACTACAGTAATTAACGGTTTCATGTGTTTCGTAAAACTACACTAAGTCTAAGCTTTAAATAACGTAATGATCCAAATGTATTtgcctatgtatatgtatatggctgtAGGTATGAAAAGATATCTTACGCTctatatgaatacatacatatatatgtatataaatatctagTATATTCAGGTTGTAAATCATGTGTTCGTGTGCAGTGTTTTGGGCCGTGAGTGTCAGTCAATCATATCCTTAAACATTcctttgaaatatttgcaaacttgCTTTTAACGATTTagtgatatatacatacatacatatgttttgtcTGATAAAAATTGGCTTagcattaattaaatattttgtacaatGCATTTCTCATCAATTCGATAGACTTTCACAAACGAACGGGGACGAGATAAAAATATCGCGGAAATTTGTTTTCTTCATTGTGCAATGTCAGATGGGCAGAAAGTAAAATGCGcacataataatacatataactGGATTCCATAGCAATTATTGGTACATGCAGCAGAAAACGATATACATTAATGTACGAGTGTATGTaatatttatcataaaaaaaatataaacgtgTGTGGTGTACGAATTGGCGAATGCAAAAACATTTCTCTTAGGATAATTACGATTTTGAGTATCGTGCAAATAAGGTTTTCTTTCCATTTGGCGTGATACGCAGGTACCCACAATTCTACTTTAAATCGACTCATCCAATACCTTCTCCTATAGTCTAATAGTCAGCTCCTTGGACTACCGTTATTTAGTTGCCGAACTAAGGAATGTTACTTATCTGAATACTGTAATCGAGTTACGACTCCTACTTAGCAAGATTTGATCTCAACCTAAAGCTTATGCCCAATGATTTAGGCAGAGCGTTTTGTGAGATTGACTTATCCActtataagtacatacttatatgaagCAAGGATCGAATTTCATATATTGGCCAATTGCAAATCGATCCAAATGCAGCAATAAAAGTTGCCGCGATTTCTGAAACGTATGCTAAATCATTATATTGCGAACAGGATAATTTAGTTTGTACGAgttttgtaacacctagaaggaaacgtcagagaccctataaagtgtatatgtatacaaaagtaaacaaaaaatagtaggACTTTTTAAGTTGAATTTCACGCGAAAACtcattattcgaaatttttttctagtttgGTATACTATCAATGATATGTGAGTGGGAATCAGGGAATATCAAAATCAGGGAATATGATAACCCTACATCTGGACCAAGTGTcctatcaaaataatcattagtgtcgAAAtcttcagaatgttggaaaaggccttcggtgaaaattatttgtcgggagcaagtgtttttggttggtacaaattattcaaaggaaACGGAATTAGGGACAATATCCAGgacgaccatcaacatcaacttaGGATCAGCAcatcaattaaaaaaaggaattggTGCGTGAGAATCAACGTTTAACAGTCAGAGTTCTTACTGGCATTGTTCGAATATTGGATAAATCAGTGaaaatcagtttgaaagatcatttggggctagaaaagtgaaagcacgactGGTTCCGAAACCactcatttttttcgaaaaacagcgtcgcgttaacgtctgtgaaacattGCTTTGTGACTACCTGggtttgtatttgtaaaaaggAACCGGAATTATGGGCCTGGGGAAACCGTTTTAAGTCAATTTAAGACTTTAAGGGATCGTTTGCATTATCGGATAGCATACactgtaataaacattctctcaaattttgaaatcgaaattaaaattattatggtcgctacagcgtttcttgtagaaagagAACAGAGTGGGGAACGGAGTAAGACATCTGCCTcgttcgcatttttttttttcagaatggtgtattcaaaacggtttctcctctcaaaggaagagttttgaagatatctagtttcaatttggagagaacatttttaacgtaATTCTCTATCGCGCTATGaatgctttattttttcaaatcttcctatttttttcttcaaaaaactgTCGAAAAGAGGGCCAAATTCGTTTTGCTCGAatcgccgccattttgtcatttcaaaaaaaaaacaagttctcTATAGCACGATAGCAactttcctacagattaataatGTTTTAGAAACTTTTGTTTTCGATCAAAATTGCGGCTgcaatcgtggacatcgtaCAGAACCTTTTTTTACGTGCCATTTCAAagatttatttaactattatgtaatctataaataaacataaaaaattattttgtattcgtcatgaatgtatttagttataaaaaaatcgaaccgattagttaatttcaacttaaaaacaaatcacGATTTTTCGGAAGGTCACACTGAGATGTTCCCTTAAACATGAATCGTTACACGTATTGAAGGTTATTccgaaaattgatttttaaaagtgaaaaaacgttggcacaagtgtgtTAGGGCTAAGGAGTATGAGcatgacatagattttgaataataagtaaagaattttaaaattatgaacaaagtcttactatttgttGCTCATAGCAATATAAATGGTCAGTATGATGAGCTGAGTCATTTAGCCATGCCTGTTTATCAGTCGGTCTGTCCAATGCAACAggagttaacatttttttttattttatgagaaCTTTGTCACAAATCAATTGGATAATTATTATTTGCACAACCtctcaaatgaaaaattgaTTAATAAATGACAGTTGTTAGTAATAGAAATAATGCATAACAATCAAAAACGTGAAAAGTCGGTAGAAAGTTTTCGCAAATGCTGCTCCAACATTTTATTAcccagatatatgtacatatatagtaactCGAGTGACATGCATCGCCGAAATTCTTAAAAGTATGAGCGTATGTGAGAGGGAGAAGGGGTTAAGCCCCGTGCGGAAAAAGCATGCAAAAATAACTGACTTATAAATGGAAAAGTGTGTTTTCTGTAAATTCGCGTGCAACAACAATTGTACATCTTTCAATAGGATGGCAGTTGGGTGTCTGCAAAAAGCTGAAAATCATACAAAATTCGGTACTTGCTGGGGCAAAAGTCAAACGCAGGGCAGGCGCTACTTACTAAacggaaatacatacataaagg from Bactrocera tryoni isolate S06 chromosome 5, CSIRO_BtryS06_freeze2, whole genome shotgun sequence includes these protein-coding regions:
- the LOC120776904 gene encoding uncharacterized protein LOC120776904, with amino-acid sequence MDEPIETKTNQSPDESFERLLHSTEDAPVESIKSNKGHTEWQNTDQKSEKPVKKRVSTEKIHVYGYMKKKVLNHLVENGCSSRSVDEVIAASKFNKNSVLEYMNQRIQMAQENVHEECDSLSFSNMESWLKLFKKWNLPELCVYEPALVINAIANNEDFPEPKELDGVDLKAVYKFLGNALMGLPQPNLDAKSAEFLANEFEILVGEANTEGGDSETGRINQKLQSYKELPFCAQNEKSSIDPLCLGDDLNFHRK